The following are encoded together in the Pseudodesulfovibrio indicus genome:
- a CDS encoding PqqD family protein: MFRKKRPEPVISRSEALDMVPVRNDAVEETPLDNGLVRLAYPLAIKPWFGRLAEKVGMWDKRPMTKRVELDEMGTFVWTRIDGQRSVRRIAAEFTAAYGVQPREAELAVTTFIKNIGQRGIIGLR, from the coding sequence TTGTTCCGGAAGAAGCGGCCTGAGCCGGTCATCTCGCGGTCCGAGGCCCTGGACATGGTCCCGGTGCGCAACGACGCGGTGGAGGAGACCCCGTTGGACAACGGGCTGGTGCGGCTCGCCTATCCCCTGGCCATCAAGCCGTGGTTCGGCAGGCTGGCCGAGAAGGTCGGCATGTGGGACAAGCGGCCCATGACCAAGCGGGTGGAGCTGGACGAGATGGGCACCTTCGTCTGGACCCGCATCGACGGCCAACGGTCCGTGCGGCGCATCGCCGCCGAGTTCACCGCAGCCTACGGCGTCCAGCCGCGCGAGGCGGAGCTGGCCGTGACCACCTTCATCAAGAACATCGGCCAGCGCGGCATTATCGGCCTTCGCTGA
- a CDS encoding 3D domain-containing protein encodes MKRILIPLLAACLLIALGFGLARPNRVFWNSLEVTVTAYNSTRAQTDGNPHRAAWNNRLKPGMKAIAVSRDLLPLGLTDQTEVWIDGIDGLDGPYRVLDKMNRRFKRRIDVYFGLDVKAARDFGEREARIYWR; translated from the coding sequence ATGAAGCGCATCCTCATCCCCCTGCTCGCCGCCTGCCTGCTCATCGCGCTCGGCTTCGGCCTGGCCCGGCCCAACCGAGTGTTCTGGAACTCCCTGGAGGTCACGGTCACGGCCTACAACTCCACCCGCGCCCAGACCGACGGCAACCCGCATCGCGCGGCCTGGAACAACCGCCTCAAGCCCGGCATGAAGGCCATCGCGGTGTCGCGCGACCTCCTGCCCCTCGGCCTCACGGACCAGACCGAGGTCTGGATCGACGGGATCGACGGGTTGGATGGTCCCTATCGGGTGCTGGACAAGATGAACCGGCGGTTCAAGCGGCGGATCGACGTCTATTTCGGCCTGGACGTGAAGGCGGCCCGCGATTTCGGCGAGCGCGAGGCCCGCATCTATTGGCGCTAG
- a CDS encoding ABC transporter ATP-binding protein, translating to MSEKTRTIVRVIGVKKTFTMGKVDLQALKGVDLEIFAGEYISIMGPSGSGKSTLFNMIGGLDKPTEGKVFIDEVDISQLDAFELAWLRNRKIGYIFQTFNLIPVMTALENVTLPMTFAGMNADDAQDKGIELLKLVGLGERFQHKPLELSGGQQQRVAVARSLANDPSIVLADEPTGNLDLSTGEEIIDLLQMLSQERGVTVISATHDYKMLNVSDRVVWVRDGQVDRIERREELDITIGGIGEKLTGRKGAEA from the coding sequence ATGAGCGAAAAGACGAGAACCATAGTCCGCGTCATCGGCGTGAAAAAGACCTTCACCATGGGCAAGGTCGATCTCCAGGCGCTCAAGGGCGTGGACCTGGAGATCTTCGCCGGGGAATACATTTCCATCATGGGACCGTCCGGCTCGGGCAAGTCCACCCTGTTCAACATGATCGGCGGCCTGGACAAGCCCACCGAGGGCAAGGTGTTCATCGACGAGGTGGACATCTCCCAGCTCGACGCCTTCGAGCTGGCCTGGCTCAGAAACCGCAAGATCGGCTACATCTTCCAGACCTTCAACCTGATCCCGGTGATGACCGCCCTGGAGAACGTCACCCTGCCCATGACCTTTGCGGGCATGAACGCGGACGACGCCCAGGACAAGGGCATCGAGCTGCTCAAGCTGGTCGGTCTGGGCGAACGGTTCCAGCACAAGCCGCTGGAGCTGTCCGGCGGCCAGCAGCAGCGCGTGGCCGTGGCCCGGTCCCTGGCCAACGACCCGTCCATCGTCCTGGCGGACGAACCCACCGGCAACCTGGACCTTTCCACGGGCGAGGAGATCATCGATCTGTTGCAGATGCTCTCCCAGGAGCGCGGGGTCACGGTCATCTCGGCCACCCACGACTACAAGATGCTCAACGTGTCCGACCGCGTGGTCTGGGTCCGCGACGGCCAGGTGGACCGCATCGAGCGGCGCGAGGAGCTGGACATCACCATCGGCGGCATCGGCGAGAAGCTCACCGGCCGCAAAGGGGCCGAGGCCTAG
- a CDS encoding DUF4911 domain-containing protein: MASPSRRRPRKRMCPPAPDWSARTYVRIQPSDIGLFRFLLEGHDNLGVFTVVNNRQGILLLRYSPHLKREMGAFLKQAATEMELEILPAPLRA; the protein is encoded by the coding sequence ATGGCTTCACCATCCCGCAGAAGACCGCGCAAGCGAATGTGCCCCCCGGCACCGGACTGGTCGGCGCGGACCTACGTCCGCATCCAGCCGTCGGACATCGGGCTGTTCCGGTTCTTGCTCGAAGGCCACGACAATCTCGGCGTGTTCACCGTGGTGAACAACCGCCAGGGTATCCTTCTGCTGCGCTACAGTCCGCATCTCAAACGGGAAATGGGAGCCTTCCTCAAGCAGGCCGCCACCGAGATGGAGCTGGAAATCCTCCCCGCCCCGCTCCGCGCCTGA
- a CDS encoding glutamine amidotransferase — translation MHKFLILKVGGTFPDYAARRGDFEHWAADGMGIGRDEWVSVNVQAGDPLPDPARFAGCAVTGSHDMVTDGFPWIEAASAWVRRAVEAGLPLFGICFGHQLMAHALGGEAGYHPAGLEIGTADITRAEASATDPLFRDLPAVFPGHVTHSQTALRLPPGAVLLATGSHDPHQAFRVGENAWGVQFHPEFDSPAIREYIARRRDDLTAKGRDAEAILETVRDTPDSASLLRRFAAYCTAR, via the coding sequence ATGCACAAATTTCTGATTCTGAAAGTTGGCGGGACCTTCCCGGACTACGCTGCCCGGCGCGGCGATTTCGAGCACTGGGCAGCCGACGGCATGGGGATCGGTCGGGACGAATGGGTGAGCGTCAACGTCCAGGCGGGCGACCCGCTGCCGGACCCGGCCCGGTTCGCGGGCTGCGCCGTCACCGGCTCTCACGACATGGTCACGGACGGATTCCCATGGATCGAGGCCGCTTCGGCCTGGGTGCGCCGCGCCGTGGAGGCGGGGCTGCCCCTGTTCGGCATCTGCTTCGGCCACCAGCTCATGGCCCACGCCCTGGGCGGAGAGGCAGGCTACCATCCCGCCGGGCTGGAGATCGGCACAGCGGACATCACCCGCGCCGAGGCCTCGGCAACCGACCCGCTCTTCCGCGATCTGCCCGCAGTCTTCCCCGGCCACGTGACCCACTCCCAGACCGCGCTGCGGCTGCCGCCCGGCGCCGTGCTTCTGGCCACGGGCAGCCACGACCCGCACCAGGCCTTTCGTGTGGGGGAAAACGCGTGGGGCGTGCAGTTCCACCCCGAGTTCGACAGTCCGGCCATCAGGGAATACATCGCCCGCCGCAGGGATGATCTCACGGCCAAGGGGCGCGACGCGGAGGCCATCCTGGAAACGGTGCGCGACACCCCGGACTCCGCCTCGCTGCTGCGGCGGTTCGCGGCCTACTGCACGGCCCGCTGA
- a CDS encoding PP2C family protein-serine/threonine phosphatase: MVKLPVWELGLIILIPLALAWAARPYAQRKLVESAPPLRQPLRQFQMDLTLFLAGGLGSAVVMFAAYHYPLIQSGMKLVLGIFTVGLFAGLDMALARERAIIRRALAGDAWYEPPRRIVTMTRKFSLVALLILALSTAIILLVMVRDLNWLATQELNLLTLDELGRSVLAEILFVMGFLTVMVTNLVVSYTRNLRILFNLQTKILENVTNGDLSSRVPVTTSDELGLIAGHTNAMIISLREGERMRDGLRIAREVQQHFLPHRAPRMPRLDIAGVSLFSDETGGDFYDFVACEADNCGQMAVAVGDVSGHGIGAALLMAAGRAVIRQNATTPGSATENIRRANMHLSRDIGDTGRFMTLFFAVIDPVNERITWVNAGHQPPQFYDPATDEFSELKGRDIPLGVEPDWMYHERVMDMPRPGQILCICTDGVWEARNGRGEMFGRDRIRAILREDRDRTAEEIVRAVCDRVLEFTGPGRREDDLTLVIVKGVAR, from the coding sequence ATGGTCAAGCTCCCGGTCTGGGAGCTCGGACTGATCATCCTCATTCCCCTGGCCCTGGCCTGGGCGGCGAGGCCCTACGCCCAGCGAAAGCTGGTCGAATCCGCCCCTCCCCTGCGCCAGCCCCTGCGCCAGTTCCAGATGGACCTGACCCTGTTTCTCGCCGGGGGACTCGGCTCCGCCGTGGTCATGTTCGCAGCCTACCACTACCCCCTTATCCAGAGCGGGATGAAGCTGGTGCTCGGCATCTTCACCGTGGGGCTGTTCGCCGGGCTGGACATGGCCCTGGCCCGCGAGCGGGCGATCATCCGCCGGGCCCTGGCCGGGGACGCCTGGTACGAGCCCCCCCGCCGGATCGTGACCATGACCCGCAAGTTCTCCCTGGTGGCCCTGCTCATCCTGGCCCTGAGCACGGCCATCATCCTGCTGGTCATGGTCCGCGACCTCAACTGGCTGGCCACCCAGGAGCTGAACCTGCTGACCCTGGACGAGCTCGGCCGCTCGGTGCTGGCGGAAATCCTCTTCGTCATGGGGTTCCTCACGGTCATGGTCACCAACCTGGTGGTCTCCTACACCCGCAACCTGCGCATCCTCTTCAACCTCCAGACCAAGATCCTCGAGAACGTGACCAACGGGGACCTGTCCAGCCGCGTCCCGGTGACCACTTCCGACGAGCTCGGCCTCATCGCCGGGCACACCAACGCCATGATCATCAGCCTGCGCGAGGGCGAACGGATGCGCGACGGGCTGCGCATCGCCCGCGAGGTGCAGCAGCATTTCCTGCCGCACCGCGCGCCCCGAATGCCCCGGCTGGACATCGCGGGCGTAAGCCTGTTTTCGGACGAGACCGGGGGCGACTTCTACGATTTCGTGGCCTGCGAGGCCGACAACTGCGGCCAGATGGCCGTGGCCGTGGGCGACGTGTCCGGCCACGGCATCGGCGCGGCCCTGCTCATGGCCGCCGGGCGGGCCGTGATCCGTCAGAACGCGACCACCCCCGGCTCGGCCACCGAGAACATCCGCCGGGCGAACATGCACCTGAGCCGCGACATCGGCGATACCGGCCGGTTCATGACCCTGTTCTTCGCGGTCATCGACCCGGTCAACGAGCGCATCACCTGGGTCAACGCGGGCCATCAGCCGCCCCAGTTCTACGACCCGGCCACGGACGAGTTCAGCGAGCTCAAGGGCCGGGACATCCCCCTGGGGGTGGAGCCGGACTGGATGTACCACGAGCGGGTCATGGACATGCCCCGGCCGGGCCAGATCCTGTGCATCTGCACCGACGGCGTGTGGGAGGCCCGCAACGGGCGGGGCGAGATGTTCGGCCGGGACCGCATCCGGGCGATACTGCGCGAGGACCGCGACCGTACCGCCGAGGAGATCGTGCGCGCCGTCTGCGACAGGGTCCTTGAATTCACCGGACCGGGCCGCCGGGAGGACGACCTGACCCTGGTGATCGTCAAGGGCGTTGCCCGGTGA
- a CDS encoding ABC transporter permease has product MGKPERLISLPFSKSVEISFKSLKVRFFRSMITVSSLVLAVSFLSFVLVNMDVAGGMLAHGGKEAARALSQAGYDVDLAQGAVAMSAKERWIVLLSLLVCTVGIVNAQLMSVTERFSEIGVMKCLGALDSMILRLFLLEAAMQGLAGAFTGSLLGCLFSLITGGFRFGFAVLGTVPWAGVLGSIGMATLAGCALSLLGVMYPAWLAARMDPIKAIRAEH; this is encoded by the coding sequence ATGGGCAAACCGGAACGACTCATCTCGCTTCCCTTCTCGAAATCCGTCGAGATCAGCTTCAAGAGCCTGAAGGTCCGCTTTTTCAGGTCCATGATCACGGTCTCCAGCCTGGTGCTGGCCGTGTCGTTCCTGAGTTTCGTGCTGGTCAACATGGACGTCGCCGGAGGCATGCTGGCCCACGGCGGCAAGGAGGCGGCCCGGGCGCTGTCCCAGGCCGGGTACGACGTGGACCTGGCCCAGGGGGCCGTGGCCATGTCGGCCAAGGAGCGGTGGATCGTGCTCCTCTCCCTGCTGGTCTGCACCGTGGGCATCGTCAACGCCCAGCTGATGTCCGTGACCGAACGGTTTTCCGAGATCGGGGTCATGAAGTGCCTGGGCGCGCTGGACTCCATGATCCTGCGCCTCTTCCTGCTGGAGGCGGCCATGCAGGGGCTGGCCGGGGCGTTCACCGGATCGCTGCTCGGCTGCCTCTTCTCCCTGATCACCGGGGGGTTCCGGTTCGGCTTCGCGGTCCTCGGCACCGTGCCCTGGGCCGGAGTGCTCGGCTCCATCGGCATGGCCACCCTGGCCGGTTGCGCTCTGAGCCTGCTGGGGGTCATGTACCCGGCCTGGCTGGCGGCGCGCATGGACCCGATCAAGGCCATCCGGGCGGAACACTGA
- a CDS encoding substrate-binding periplasmic protein: MTDLAAIAANPDGRMRRMGPMLLFAVLGLVLLFLLGSFPQARAPYRIGYFSDSLIAVEAKKRLEVVYARAGLPVEFVPMPPKRSLNLTVDGLLDGVTARVPGLDQEYPSLLQVCVTILDFEGAAYVIKGQNIGEYRESLLDVMKVGALSGGIWAREIMHGREMELPKSYESLFAMLQGGRIDIALANPLGADALLRNNPGQYANIERLDPLAFRAPFYHYLNEKNADIVPLLEKALQELRDEGYWDDQEG; encoded by the coding sequence ATGACGGATCTTGCAGCCATCGCCGCCAACCCTGACGGGCGGATGCGGCGCATGGGCCCCATGCTCCTGTTCGCTGTCTTGGGACTGGTGCTCCTTTTCCTGCTGGGAAGCTTTCCCCAGGCGCGGGCCCCGTATCGCATCGGCTACTTCTCCGACTCGCTGATTGCCGTGGAAGCCAAGAAACGGCTGGAGGTGGTCTATGCGCGCGCCGGGCTGCCCGTGGAGTTTGTACCCATGCCCCCGAAGCGCTCCCTCAACCTGACCGTGGACGGCCTCCTTGACGGGGTTACCGCGCGCGTTCCGGGCCTGGATCAGGAGTATCCCTCGTTGCTCCAGGTGTGCGTCACCATTCTGGATTTCGAAGGAGCGGCCTATGTGATCAAGGGGCAGAATATCGGTGAATACCGGGAGTCCCTGCTCGACGTCATGAAGGTGGGTGCCCTGAGTGGAGGCATCTGGGCCCGGGAAATCATGCACGGGCGCGAGATGGAGCTTCCCAAATCGTACGAATCCCTGTTCGCCATGCTCCAGGGAGGGCGCATCGACATCGCCCTGGCCAACCCCCTGGGAGCGGACGCCCTTCTCCGGAACAACCCCGGACAATACGCCAACATCGAGCGGCTCGACCCGCTCGCATTCCGAGCCCCGTTCTACCACTACCTCAACGAGAAGAACGCCGACATCGTTCCGCTGCTGGAGAAGGCCCTGCAGGAACTGCGCGACGAAGGGTACTGGGACGACCAGGAAGGCTGA
- a CDS encoding M48 family metalloprotease, translating to MKPTYLRGGMSRREFLKAGAMSAAALGLAGCAKNPVTGQSQFMLVSEEEEIKMDRQASPQQLSNDYGTTQDTFLNDYVSGVGLSLSDKSHRPQMPYNYHVVNANYVNAYAFPGGTVACTRGILLEVDNEAEMAALLGHEIGHVNARHTASRMSSQMVVGGLASLGGAAIGAKYGGGWGALAGGVGGLGAGLLLASYSRDDERQADELGMEYMTRDGYNPEGMVGLMEMLNDQHTREPSALEVMFSTHPMSAERLATARETANRKYLSAKEYKVYRERYMDNTADLRKLGPAIHEMQDAEKLGGEKKYADAEGKMKDALHQAPEDYTGLLLMSKLLIAQEKYNEALPYAMQAKEVYPDEAQASQVAGVLLVQAKQYEKAYASFESYDKALPGNPYTGFYMGFSQEKMGNRRQAAEEYYKFLQQVNQGDQAKHAYSRLKQWGYVK from the coding sequence ATGAAACCGACATATTTGCGCGGCGGGATGTCGCGCCGGGAATTTCTCAAAGCCGGGGCCATGAGCGCCGCCGCACTGGGGCTGGCGGGATGCGCCAAGAATCCGGTCACCGGCCAGAGCCAGTTCATGCTGGTCAGCGAGGAAGAGGAGATCAAGATGGATCGCCAGGCCTCGCCCCAGCAGTTGTCCAACGACTACGGGACCACGCAGGACACCTTCCTGAACGACTACGTGTCCGGGGTGGGGCTTTCCCTGTCCGACAAGTCGCACCGGCCCCAGATGCCGTACAACTACCACGTGGTCAACGCCAACTACGTCAATGCCTACGCCTTCCCCGGCGGGACCGTGGCCTGCACGCGCGGCATCCTGCTGGAGGTGGACAACGAGGCCGAGATGGCCGCCCTGCTGGGCCACGAGATCGGCCACGTCAACGCCCGGCACACGGCCTCGCGCATGAGCTCGCAGATGGTCGTGGGCGGGCTGGCCTCCCTGGGCGGGGCGGCGATAGGCGCCAAGTACGGCGGCGGCTGGGGCGCGCTGGCGGGCGGCGTCGGCGGGCTGGGCGCGGGGCTGCTCCTGGCCTCCTACTCCCGCGACGACGAGCGCCAGGCCGACGAGCTGGGCATGGAGTACATGACCCGCGACGGCTACAACCCCGAGGGCATGGTCGGGCTGATGGAGATGCTCAACGACCAGCACACCCGGGAGCCGAGCGCCCTGGAGGTCATGTTCTCCACCCACCCCATGAGCGCCGAGCGGCTGGCCACCGCGCGCGAGACCGCCAACCGGAAATACCTGAGCGCCAAGGAGTACAAGGTGTACCGCGAGCGGTACATGGACAACACCGCGGACCTGCGCAAGCTCGGCCCGGCCATCCACGAGATGCAGGACGCGGAGAAGCTCGGCGGCGAAAAGAAGTATGCGGACGCCGAAGGCAAGATGAAGGACGCCCTGCACCAGGCCCCGGAGGACTACACCGGGCTGCTGCTCATGTCCAAGCTGTTGATCGCCCAGGAGAAGTACAACGAGGCCCTGCCCTATGCCATGCAGGCCAAGGAGGTCTACCCGGATGAGGCCCAGGCCAGCCAGGTGGCGGGCGTGCTCCTGGTCCAGGCCAAGCAGTACGAAAAGGCCTATGCCAGCTTCGAATCCTATGACAAGGCCCTGCCCGGCAATCCCTACACCGGTTTCTACATGGGGTTCTCCCAGGAGAAAATGGGCAACCGCCGCCA